A stretch of the Haloarcula ordinaria genome encodes the following:
- a CDS encoding DUF5791 family protein translates to MLRAEFPDAGDQSPEALLAAYEGVLAETVETVGVEQVVESTDLDAATVEAILAGDAGDLSLSDAAAVLSTAPDRPDADAIQAEAQDILLMGMTTAVLDVESLGSGIDDEMEPKEIQQKIEGRYPMTLSEYARLHQYIESRQR, encoded by the coding sequence ATGCTCAGAGCCGAGTTCCCGGACGCGGGCGACCAGTCGCCCGAGGCGTTGCTCGCGGCCTACGAAGGAGTGCTAGCCGAGACAGTCGAGACGGTCGGCGTCGAGCAGGTGGTCGAGTCGACCGACCTGGACGCGGCTACAGTCGAGGCAATCCTCGCTGGCGACGCGGGCGACCTCTCGCTGTCTGACGCCGCCGCCGTACTCTCGACGGCCCCCGACCGCCCCGACGCCGACGCCATCCAGGCGGAGGCACAGGACATCCTCCTGATGGGGATGACGACGGCCGTCCTGGACGTCGAATCGCTGGGGTCCGGTATCGACGACGAGATGGAGCCGAAAGAGATTCAACAGAAGATAGAGGGGCGCTATCCGATGACTCTCTCCGAGTACGCCCGCCTCCATCAGTACATCGAGAGCAGGCAGCGGTGA
- a CDS encoding DUF7284 family protein → MTRATSTVVDVTLFLLLVGGAAAALVGGAAVDSPPAGNPASERAELLATNTASVEYELVVPGTEPDWLANGSARRQRTAHGTLAELLGGATMSRVRIDGQRISPAGRAFESAVTATTKRRLRDRRRQTSVRVEWEPYPGAPVSSTLTLGTAPPASADVRAATISVASGVEDTTNSARPAAQSRGYRGVASVVARAIVDGLFPPDRTRVTLHGDYPGDAIVAQRYQRTGTLSGAGDFAVESTPVTEMNRELTVALRAKLTDDMRSQFASPGAAAAAVDTQTVHITVRTWSP, encoded by the coding sequence ATGACGCGAGCGACGAGCACCGTCGTCGACGTGACGCTGTTCCTCCTGCTGGTGGGTGGGGCGGCCGCGGCACTCGTCGGTGGCGCGGCCGTCGACTCACCACCGGCAGGCAATCCGGCGTCGGAGCGGGCGGAGCTGCTCGCAACGAATACCGCGAGCGTCGAGTACGAACTGGTCGTTCCGGGAACGGAGCCGGACTGGCTCGCGAACGGGTCGGCCAGACGCCAGCGAACCGCTCACGGGACGCTCGCGGAGTTGCTGGGCGGGGCGACGATGAGCCGGGTCCGAATCGACGGGCAGCGAATCTCGCCGGCCGGTCGGGCGTTCGAATCAGCTGTTACGGCGACTACTAAACGGCGTCTCAGGGACCGGCGGCGACAGACCAGCGTCCGCGTAGAGTGGGAACCGTATCCCGGGGCACCGGTGTCGAGTACCCTCACGCTCGGCACGGCACCGCCAGCGTCGGCAGACGTTCGAGCGGCGACGATATCTGTCGCCAGCGGCGTCGAGGATACGACGAACAGCGCGCGCCCGGCCGCCCAATCGCGAGGATACCGTGGCGTCGCGAGCGTCGTCGCACGGGCAATCGTCGACGGTCTGTTCCCGCCGGACAGAACCCGGGTCACGCTGCACGGGGACTACCCAGGTGACGCGATAGTGGCTCAGCGATATCAGCGGACGGGCACGCTCAGCGGTGCCGGTGACTTCGCGGTCGAATCGACACCGGTCACGGAGATGAACCGGGAGTTGACAGTCGCACTGCGGGCGAAACTGACCGACGACATGCGGTCGCAGTTCGCGTCACCGGGGGCCGCTGCAGCGGCCGTCGACACCCAGACGGTCCACATCACTGTCCGGACGTGGTCACCGTGA
- a CDS encoding DHH family phosphoesterase produces MVLVAMGLPGSIVGAVLGFTTSEPLLVAGIVVGALVLGGGAAWLYRYLTRPAVKRLQSVLAGYDEVAVLMHPNPDPDAMSCALAVDRLARAVDTSASLLYAGEIRRPENRAFETVLNLNFECIEARDEIDSDAVVLVDHNEPRGFAGAGDVDPVAVVDHHPGNGTGKQFTDIRDESGACATIFADYFSDLGWEFHEVDVGPTNGGPNMDDIPNDCVPSHVATGLVYGIQSDTRSLTNGCAPEDFSAAAYLYDGMDGDLLNRIANPQIDAEVLEIKARAITKRDVRAPYAVSDVGSVSNSDAIPQAADELETLEGVSAVVVVGDKDGTIRLAGRSRDDRVHIGRAIEAVTDDIPMAEGGGHARMGGGKIPVEYLNGLGPSDGVSRDELAERLFEAMGGER; encoded by the coding sequence ATGGTACTGGTGGCCATGGGACTCCCCGGTTCGATAGTCGGGGCTGTGCTCGGGTTCACCACGTCGGAACCGCTCCTGGTCGCCGGCATCGTCGTCGGGGCGCTGGTCCTCGGCGGCGGGGCCGCGTGGCTGTATCGGTATCTCACACGACCGGCGGTCAAGCGACTGCAGTCCGTGCTCGCAGGGTACGACGAGGTCGCGGTGCTGATGCATCCGAACCCCGACCCGGACGCGATGTCGTGTGCGCTGGCCGTCGACCGGCTGGCCCGGGCCGTCGACACGTCCGCGTCGCTGCTGTACGCGGGCGAGATACGACGCCCGGAGAACCGTGCGTTCGAGACCGTCCTCAACCTGAACTTCGAGTGCATAGAGGCACGGGACGAGATCGACTCGGACGCCGTCGTACTGGTCGATCACAACGAGCCGCGGGGCTTCGCGGGGGCGGGCGACGTCGACCCCGTCGCCGTCGTCGACCACCACCCCGGCAACGGGACGGGCAAGCAGTTCACCGACATCAGAGACGAGAGCGGTGCCTGTGCGACCATCTTCGCCGACTACTTCAGCGACCTCGGCTGGGAGTTCCACGAAGTCGACGTCGGCCCGACCAACGGCGGCCCCAATATGGACGACATCCCGAACGACTGCGTCCCAAGCCACGTCGCGACGGGACTCGTTTACGGCATCCAGTCGGACACACGGTCGCTGACCAACGGCTGTGCGCCCGAGGACTTCTCGGCGGCGGCGTACCTCTACGACGGGATGGACGGCGACCTGCTGAACCGCATCGCGAACCCCCAGATAGACGCCGAAGTACTGGAGATCAAGGCCCGAGCGATAACGAAGCGGGACGTCCGCGCTCCCTACGCCGTCAGCGACGTAGGGTCGGTGTCGAACTCGGACGCGATTCCACAGGCCGCCGACGAGCTGGAGACCCTCGAGGGCGTCTCGGCGGTCGTCGTCGTCGGCGACAAGGACGGCACGATACGCCTGGCGGGGCGGTCACGGGACGACCGAGTCCACATCGGCCGCGCCATCGAGGCGGTCACCGACGACATCCCGATGGCGGAAGGGGGCGGCCACGCGCGGATGGGCGGCGGGAAGATCCCCGTCGAGTACCTGAACGGCCTCGGCCCCAGTGATGGCGTCTCCCGCGACGAGCTGGCAGAGCGGTTGTTCGAGGCGATGGGCGGCGAGCGCTGA
- a CDS encoding DUF7285 family protein — MSRSSDRGAIEPTAALVTVFAICVGVTLYAGVLESAVASATPAQNRAASSADAVERQLSTAGIVHPNRIVTVQSALPRGYEGNVTIATDDRWTSGPTPPPAADGETRLVSVRVGPGTIRRGRLSVRVWR, encoded by the coding sequence ATGTCACGCTCGTCGGATAGAGGAGCAATCGAGCCGACGGCCGCCCTCGTCACAGTCTTCGCCATCTGCGTAGGCGTGACACTGTACGCTGGCGTCCTGGAATCGGCGGTCGCAAGCGCGACGCCCGCACAGAACCGGGCCGCGTCGTCGGCAGACGCCGTCGAGCGACAGCTCTCGACGGCCGGTATCGTCCACCCGAACCGCATCGTGACCGTCCAGAGCGCGCTGCCCCGCGGATACGAGGGTAACGTGACGATAGCGACGGACGACCGGTGGACCAGTGGACCGACGCCACCGCCCGCCGCCGACGGTGAGACGCGACTCGTGAGCGTCCGCGTGGGACCGGGGACCATCCGACGTGGGCGCCTGTCGGTGCGGGTGTGGCGATGA
- a CDS encoding DUF7283 family protein, whose product MFETPIDTLFLWVALGGVAVAVLGVVAGLPTTAPPNAAGTAATIDEVTTSPAGSVRRRSTTGDEWRLDGRRLGLRNDGGTTHATLSYPAVPAHGTGVRRVLAGQKPARVYASPAGFRDAIRHARTDGDTWRSTPDRLTVRHVAWEGVDVTLVG is encoded by the coding sequence ATGTTCGAAACGCCGATCGATACGTTGTTCCTCTGGGTCGCGCTCGGCGGCGTCGCCGTCGCCGTGCTCGGCGTCGTCGCTGGCCTCCCAACGACAGCGCCGCCGAACGCGGCGGGGACCGCGGCGACCATCGACGAAGTGACCACGAGTCCAGCCGGGTCGGTCAGGCGCAGGTCGACGACCGGAGACGAGTGGCGGCTGGACGGGCGCCGACTCGGGCTCCGGAACGACGGCGGGACGACGCACGCGACGCTCAGTTATCCTGCCGTCCCGGCCCACGGAACAGGGGTCAGGCGCGTGCTCGCTGGACAGAAGCCAGCGCGCGTGTACGCCTCGCCGGCCGGATTTAGGGACGCGATACGACACGCACGAACTGACGGGGATACCTGGCGCTCGACCCCGGACCGACTGACGGTCAGACACGTCGCCTGGGAGGGTGTCGATGTCACGCTCGTCGGATAG
- a CDS encoding DUF7286 family protein — translation MRADTRGRVPFALLGVLLLVSSLSLAPTLVPTTAPTETAVERVLDRTTAETQTAIRDGAATAAHRAATDPVITPANTTVGRSLNESAPFRDALRLRVYLQVRKRLTEVSETSEGVTATASLPAVTDANDVDRAIDRVRVERGGPNRTAMRATVENVTLTVRRGNRTVTTRTLSPTVVVTAPALLLHDRVTAYEQRLNNGLGKPGLSQRLTARLYPIAWARGYAQFGGAPIENVVANRHVALAANGAALGVQRSTFGRSDPDGRRALTEATAVTGVEDVVRGSDGGAFAGRVLDQADYRPAAADISTVEQRSDYPRPGDAIRIGVNETATRAFREVAAPTQLNRTLRAAYSVEVRLTTTSERLRGGPPGQPQSPGPDWTLVDGDTTRQTTVAGGASADAPARDGWHTLDTYGRIVVREYTRTALWKNDNETRTTVATSTERWRVSVAVLGRHEGGSSAPTRGIRTAHERGAGPLSGPNLADIEPRAERHLIRKAGGRNAVAQRALRGEVDTEPVTVRGARPAGLRRWVYRDVAALRERLQSISVAVERESVGAFERNPARKLRTRVADRRQELAAVPATYGSTAEKARVAARIAYLDAVERRLDERVRRRTGARDRFADVLQGRTEGSLTDLRRGLTAREARKPPSRPAPTGPAGPVRFHVDASPQYLTRAALGEANYPAMNGSEHPLAVRNVNVFTVPYGDAAATVTDGLSPSDGHVRLATAAATLSSANRTASVAANGTVTNRRDRLRRAVAKSNDEVARAMAATVSETTGVDTKRSRAIVAASMRDWNSTASRALALSNGSASTRVAAVAATRLDLSKVERDWLEVRLRAMVADRLEEPGARPRASLVNRTAAAVRSVAHEEATRALGDAGRKRVEQLVARRTGTSRLPAGIPLAPPLSPWYATANVWWVTVEGEYARFEVSARHGSPTVADASTSYVRDGEPVHLDVDSDGAAERLGTSDRVTFRAETGVVVVVPPRPRGVGDKDGEAVETSAGWPDAGT, via the coding sequence GTGAGAGCCGACACCCGCGGGCGGGTTCCGTTCGCACTGCTCGGCGTGTTACTGCTCGTGAGCAGCCTCTCGCTCGCGCCGACGCTGGTACCGACCACGGCCCCGACCGAAACGGCCGTCGAGCGTGTCCTCGACAGGACGACGGCCGAGACGCAGACAGCAATCCGGGACGGTGCTGCGACGGCTGCGCACCGCGCCGCGACAGACCCGGTGATTACGCCCGCGAACACGACCGTCGGTCGGTCGCTGAACGAGTCAGCCCCGTTCCGCGACGCGCTCCGGTTACGGGTGTACCTGCAAGTCCGGAAGCGACTGACAGAGGTGTCGGAGACGAGCGAGGGCGTCACCGCGACCGCCAGCCTGCCAGCAGTCACAGACGCGAACGACGTCGACCGGGCGATAGACCGCGTCCGTGTCGAGCGGGGCGGCCCGAACCGGACCGCGATGCGCGCGACCGTCGAGAACGTCACGCTCACCGTTCGCCGCGGGAACCGAACCGTCACCACCCGCACCCTCTCACCGACCGTGGTGGTCACGGCGCCCGCTCTCTTGCTCCACGACCGGGTTACGGCCTACGAACAGCGGCTGAACAACGGCCTCGGGAAGCCGGGACTGAGCCAACGGCTGACAGCCCGGCTCTACCCTATCGCGTGGGCTCGCGGCTACGCGCAGTTCGGTGGGGCGCCTATCGAGAACGTCGTCGCCAATCGCCACGTCGCGCTCGCGGCCAACGGAGCAGCACTGGGTGTCCAGCGGTCGACGTTCGGCCGAAGCGACCCCGACGGCCGGCGGGCACTCACCGAGGCCACGGCGGTAACAGGAGTCGAAGACGTCGTCAGAGGATCCGATGGAGGCGCGTTCGCCGGTCGGGTGCTCGACCAGGCCGACTACCGACCGGCAGCGGCGGATATCAGTACGGTCGAGCAGCGGTCGGATTACCCGCGGCCAGGGGATGCAATTCGAATCGGCGTCAACGAGACGGCGACGCGAGCCTTTCGCGAGGTGGCAGCCCCGACGCAGCTCAATCGAACGCTCCGGGCGGCCTACAGCGTCGAAGTCCGACTGACGACGACGAGCGAGCGGTTGCGCGGCGGTCCGCCCGGACAGCCACAGTCGCCGGGACCCGACTGGACACTCGTAGACGGAGACACGACCCGGCAGACGACGGTGGCCGGTGGGGCGAGCGCCGACGCCCCCGCACGGGACGGCTGGCACACACTGGACACGTACGGACGGATCGTCGTGCGTGAGTACACCCGGACGGCGCTCTGGAAGAACGACAACGAGACCCGGACGACTGTGGCGACGAGCACGGAACGCTGGCGGGTCTCGGTCGCCGTCCTCGGTCGCCACGAGGGCGGGTCGTCCGCACCGACCCGCGGCATCCGGACGGCCCACGAGCGCGGGGCGGGACCGCTCTCCGGGCCGAACCTCGCCGACATCGAACCCAGAGCCGAGCGCCACCTGATACGCAAGGCAGGTGGTCGCAACGCCGTCGCGCAGCGCGCGCTACGAGGCGAGGTCGATACAGAGCCCGTCACCGTACGTGGCGCACGACCAGCGGGGCTCCGAAGGTGGGTGTACCGCGACGTCGCCGCGCTCCGCGAGCGACTCCAGTCGATCTCCGTCGCTGTCGAGCGTGAGTCCGTCGGGGCCTTCGAACGGAACCCTGCCCGGAAACTCCGGACGCGAGTTGCCGACCGTCGCCAGGAACTGGCTGCGGTGCCAGCCACGTACGGGAGCACAGCAGAGAAAGCCCGCGTGGCGGCCCGCATCGCGTATCTGGACGCGGTCGAACGACGGCTCGACGAGCGAGTACGCCGGCGAACGGGAGCTCGCGACAGGTTCGCGGACGTGCTCCAGGGGCGAACGGAGGGCTCGCTGACCGACCTCCGACGGGGCTTGACAGCACGAGAGGCGCGGAAGCCGCCGTCGCGGCCCGCGCCGACCGGCCCCGCTGGCCCCGTCAGGTTCCACGTCGACGCCAGCCCACAGTACCTCACGCGCGCCGCCCTCGGCGAAGCGAACTATCCGGCGATGAACGGGAGTGAACACCCGCTGGCCGTTCGCAACGTCAACGTCTTCACCGTGCCGTACGGCGACGCCGCCGCGACCGTGACCGACGGACTCTCGCCGTCGGACGGACACGTGCGACTCGCCACGGCGGCCGCGACGCTCTCGTCGGCCAACCGAACCGCGAGCGTCGCGGCGAACGGGACGGTCACCAACAGACGAGACCGGTTACGACGGGCAGTCGCCAAAAGCAACGACGAGGTTGCGCGCGCCATGGCAGCGACAGTCAGTGAGACGACCGGGGTGGACACTAAGCGTAGTCGAGCCATCGTCGCCGCGTCGATGAGGGACTGGAACAGCACGGCCTCGCGAGCACTCGCCCTCTCGAACGGCTCGGCGTCGACGCGGGTCGCAGCCGTCGCCGCGACGAGACTGGATCTCTCGAAAGTGGAGCGAGACTGGCTTGAAGTCCGTCTCCGCGCAATGGTCGCCGACAGGCTCGAAGAACCCGGAGCCCGACCGCGAGCGTCCCTGGTGAACCGGACCGCAGCGGCGGTACGGTCGGTCGCACACGAAGAAGCGACCAGGGCGCTCGGCGACGCGGGTCGAAAGCGGGTCGAACAACTCGTCGCGCGCCGCACCGGAACCAGTAGACTTCCGGCGGGCATCCCACTCGCGCCGCCGCTGTCGCCGTGGTACGCGACGGCGAACGTCTGGTGGGTGACCGTCGAGGGGGAGTACGCGCGGTTCGAGGTGTCGGCACGGCACGGGTCGCCGACGGTGGCTGACGCCAGCACGTCCTACGTCCGCGACGGCGAGCCAGTGCACCTCGACGTCGACAGTGACGGGGCGGCCGAGCGACTGGGGACCTCGGACCGCGTGACGTTCCGCGCCGAGACCGGTGTCGTAGTCGTCGTCCCGCCGCGGCCACGGGGCGTCGGTGACAAGGACGGCGAGGCCGTCGAGACGTCGGCCGGGTGGCCCGACGCCGGCACGTGA
- a CDS encoding SDR family oxidoreductase, translating into MRVAILGCGYVGLELGRQLQAAHDVAGVRRSAAGVQAVEDAGLEGVQADVTDDAALGAVPDADWVVFAASSGGRGAEAARDVYVDGLRTAIDHFWARDDPPERLVYTSSTGVYGDHGGDWVDETTPLDPQTEKTEVLTEAERIARERPAEYGGHGTVARFAGLYGPDRYRLERYLQGPVTAGYLNMVHRDDAAGAVRFLLEGDHRDEVVLVVDDEPVEKWAFADWLAEQCGVDHPPKQTKAERLADETLSSTARRRIQTSKRCSNDRLRELGYEFAYPTFRAGYRTAVEAYRAD; encoded by the coding sequence ATGCGGGTCGCGATACTGGGCTGTGGCTACGTCGGGCTCGAACTGGGTCGACAGCTGCAGGCGGCCCACGACGTCGCCGGCGTCCGGCGTTCGGCCGCGGGTGTGCAAGCCGTCGAAGACGCTGGTCTGGAGGGCGTGCAGGCGGACGTGACGGACGACGCGGCGCTGGGCGCGGTGCCCGATGCTGACTGGGTCGTGTTCGCCGCGAGTTCGGGCGGTCGAGGTGCCGAGGCGGCGCGGGACGTGTACGTCGACGGGTTGCGGACGGCAATCGACCACTTCTGGGCACGTGACGACCCGCCCGAGCGACTGGTGTACACGTCGAGTACCGGCGTCTACGGCGACCACGGCGGCGACTGGGTCGACGAGACGACGCCGCTCGACCCACAGACGGAGAAGACAGAGGTGCTCACCGAGGCCGAGCGAATCGCCCGCGAGCGACCGGCTGAGTACGGCGGCCACGGGACCGTCGCCCGGTTCGCAGGGCTCTACGGCCCCGACCGCTACCGCCTCGAACGCTATCTGCAGGGGCCGGTGACGGCAGGCTATCTCAATATGGTCCACCGCGACGACGCCGCGGGCGCCGTCCGGTTCCTCCTCGAGGGTGACCATCGCGACGAGGTGGTGCTGGTGGTCGACGACGAACCGGTCGAGAAGTGGGCCTTCGCCGACTGGCTGGCCGAACAGTGTGGCGTCGACCACCCGCCGAAGCAGACGAAAGCGGAGCGGCTGGCCGACGAGACGCTGTCGTCGACCGCACGCCGTCGGATCCAGACGAGCAAGCGCTGTTCGAACGACCGCCTCCGCGAGCTCGGCTACGAGTTCGCGTATCCGACGTTTCGAGCGGGGTACCGCACCGCAGTCGAGGCCTATCGTGCGGATTGA